In Raphanus sativus cultivar WK10039 unplaced genomic scaffold, ASM80110v3 Scaffold2253, whole genome shotgun sequence, the following proteins share a genomic window:
- the LOC108862119 gene encoding E3 ubiquitin-protein ligase WAV3 — MENSNNAMKSNEGLNLPKILDPSSTDDTSRSSVDSIIPDPSAPPPPIPSSKNECAICLDEIKKGDGKAIFTAECSHSFHFDCITANVTQGNRICPLCRTQWTQVPSSFLDNSRPPSRFHIPVPVPVPAQMGFEDDELLPQGEAQIQSDNNQQDAPPLEVKLLPQVSAVAKQVALDDFAVLVHLKAGVVMSDVDETPSRAPLDLVAVLDVSSSMDGPKMELLKNAVCFVIQNLGETDRLSVVSFSSTARRLFPLRLMSEAGKQAAIQAVNSLVANGCTNIAEGLEIGARVIADRRWRNPVPVMMLLSDGQDNFTFSQFGGGVRHETTDYESLLPSSTTSGGVPIHTFGFGSDHDAELMHAISRVSSGTFSFIETESVIRDAFAQCIGGLLSVVVLEQVVEIECVHEEGLKISSVKSGSYRNSVSSDGRSATINVGDMYAEEERDFLVVLEIPCSQSESMSLLKVRCVYKDPVTRETVRVESGELTIQRPNELTGEEVVSIEVDRQRNRFLVSQAISEAKVLADGGDLSGAVELLRKSGRDLAETLSSRVCESLTLELRALQEKMTSERMYETSGRAYALSTMSSHSAQRATARYSPTCPAVFSPGPAGYSMPLPQDYQTSAMARMVTRSQQLGIQSPTPSPHAPRDQT; from the exons ATGGAGAACTCAAACAATGCGATGAAGTCAAACGAAGGTCTCAATCTTCCCAAAATCCTAGACCCTTCTTCCACCGATGATACTTCACGATCATCCGTTGACTCGATCATACCCGATCCctcagctcctcctcctcccatcCCTTCCTCCAAg AATGAATGCGCGATTTGCTTGGATGAGATTAAGAAGGGAGATGGAAAGGCGATATTTACAGCAGAGTGCTCTCACTCGTTCCATTTCGATTGTATCACCGCCAACGTGACACAAGGAAACAGAATCTGCCCTCTCTGCAGAACTCAATGGACACAAGTCCCTTCTTCGTTTCTTGATAATAGCCGTCCCCCCTCCCGTTTCCACATCCCTGTCCCCGTCCCTGTTCCCGCTCAAATGGGTTTCGAAGACGACGAGCTTTTACCTCAAGGAGAGGCCCAAATCCAGAGTGATAACAACCAGCAGGATGCTCCTCCTCTAGAGGTTAAACTTCTTCCACAAGTCTCAGCTGTGGCGAAACAGGTCGCTCTGGATGATTTCGCTGTTCTGGTTCATCTCAAGGCGGGTGTCGTCATGAGCGATGTTGATGAGACGCCTTCTCGTGCTCCTCTGGATCTCGTCGCGGTCCTCGACGTGAGCAGCAGCATGGACGGACCCAAAATGGAGCTCTTGAAAAACGCAGTGTGTTTTGTGATTCAGAATCTCGGCGAAACGGACAGGCTCTCTGTCGTTTCCTTCTCCTCCACGGCTCGAAGGCTGTTCCCTCTTAGGCTGATGTCTGAGGCCGGGAAGCAAGCGGCGATCCAGGCTGTTAACTCCTTGGTCGCTAACGGCTGCACTAATATCGCGGAGGGGCTAGAGATCGGCGCCAGGGTGATTGCGGACAGGCGTTGGAGAAACCCTGTTCCGGTGATGATGCTTTTGTCCGATGGGCAGGACAACTTTACTTTTTCTCAGTTTGGTGGTGGGGTCCGTCACGAGACAACAGATTACGAGTCTCTGCTTCCGAGTTCCACCACTAGCGGCGGGGTTCCGATACATACCTTCGGGTTTGGCTCTGATCACGACGCCGAGCTGATGCACGCGATTTCGCGAGTCTCTAGCGGCACGTTCTCGTTTATTGAGACGGAGTCTGTGATTCGCGATGCGTTTGCTCAGTGCATCGGAGGGCTTCTCAGCGTTGTTGTTCTTGAACAAGTTGTTGAGATCGAATGCGTTCATGAGGAGGGACTGAAAATATCTTCTGTTAAATCAGGAAGCTACAGGAACAGTGTATCTTCTGATGGAAGAAGCGCCACGATCAATGTTGGTGACATGTACGCAGAAGAAGAGAGGGACTTCCTCGTGGTTCTTGAGATTCCGTGTTCCCAAAGTGAATCCATGTCGCTGCTCAAGGTGCGATGCGTCTACAAGGATCCCGTTACGAGAGAGACGGTCCGTGTGGAGTCAGGTGAACTAACTATTCAAAGGCCGAACGAGCTAACGGGAGAAGAAGTGGTTTCTATAGAAGTTGATAGACAACGAAACAGGTTCCTTGTTTCGCAAGCTATCTCGGAGGCTAAGGTTTTAGCGGATGGAGGTGATCTGAGCGGGGCAGTGGAGCTTCTTAGGAAGAGTGGAAGGGACTTGGCAGAGACACTGTCATCTAGAGTTTGTGAGTCTTTAACGTTGGAGCTGAGAGCGTTGCAAGAGAAGATGACGAGCGAGAGGATGTACGAGACGTCAGGTAGAGCATACGCATTGTCAACCATGAGCTCTCATTCGGCTCAAAGAGCAACGGCTCGTTACTCTCCAACATGCCCTGCAGTATTCTCGCCAGGACCAGCAGGATATAGCATGCCGTTGCCACAGGATTACCAGACGTCAGCGATGGCTCGTATGGTGACTCGGTCTCAGCAACTGGGGATCCAAAGCCCAACACCGTCTCCTCATGCTCCTAGAGACCAAACctga